The window TAGCGACGCTGTAACTGATTTTCGACCTGCGCCCATTTCGAGTCAACATTTTCTTCTGCTGTCACAAGACTATTGTATTTTGGTATAAATAATAACGCTCCTACAACAAGCACTATAATTATAATTCCTACGGGTCCAAGTAATTTTTTCATTTGTTTACCCTCCTCTATTTTCTTATCTTTACCACTAATGTGTTGCTAAAAAAACATCACTATTCTTTATATATGCAAAAGTATTTATTTCGTATGAAATATATCTAAATAGACATACTAAATACTGCAACAAAATATGACTTAGAGGAGGAATTTTTTTGTCACAATCATTTTATAATGAGCCATCTGACCCAACATCATTCAACCAACAACAAAGCCTAAATCATGGTGGACACGAAGTAATGGACATGCATGAAACTATTGGTGAAATCATTGCAGGACTAAATCAATGCATTATTTTACGTCCACACGTTCAAGATCCTGAGCTACTAAGCATTTTGGATCGCCAATATAATTTCACCCTAGGTATGTACAACACAATTGTTGAATCCTTTAAAACAGGACATGATCCATCTGTTCCTACGGGGCGCTATCAAATGGAGACTGGAAATGATTTTAAATATGGCTTAACACCTTCACAACCGAAGAAACCAATGCAAAATGCGAATGAAATTAATGATGAAACCATTTCTGGCTTTTTACTTGGCGGACAAAAAGGTGCAGCAAAGTGTATGACTGCTGCAGCAACAGAAACAACAAACCCTGTAGTACGACGTGTTGTTGCTGATAGTATTCCCAACTGCATTGAGATGGCATACGAATTATCTATTTACCAAAATAAGCATGGTTACTATCAAGTGCCTCAATACTCACAGCAAGATATGCGCGCTATGCTTGATTCCTTTGCTACTACCACAAATCCCCTTCATTAAATACAAAAAAATGCAGTCCCAAAGATGATGAAAAATCACTAGGGACTGCCTTCTTTGTATGAATGAAACTACCATAACGTGTACTATTAAAATTTATCGAAACACTTTTCGATTTTATCGCTAAACTTTCATCAAAAAGTTCGTTTTCCTAATTATTAAAGAACTTTTCCCAAAAAGGCTTTTGTACGTTCATTCTGTGGATTGCCGAACAGCTCTTGGGGAGTCCCTTCTTCTACAATATAACCACCGTCCATGAACACCACTCGATCACCCACTTCACGAGCAAAGCCCATTTCATGAGTTACAACGATCATTGTCATCCCTTCAACTGCTAGATTTTTCATAACATCTAACACTTCTTTTACCATCTCTGGGTCAAGAGCTGAAGTTGGTTCATCAAATAGAATTGCTTTAGGCTTCATTGCTAATGCACGAGCAATCGCAACACGTTGCTGTTGTCCACCTGAAAGCTGCTCAGGATAGTTGTAAGCTTTGCTATCTAGACCCACTTTTTTCAAAAGCTCATGTCCCAGTGCCTCAGCTTCTGGACGCTTTAAATTGCGAATTTGCATGGGTGCCATTGTCACATTATCTAACACTGTCATATGAGGGAATAGATTGAATTGTTGGAATACCATCCCAACTTCTGCTCGAATTGCATTAATATCCGTTTTTGGATCGTTAATTTTTACATTCTCTACATATATTGCACCGTCTGTCACTTGCTCTAGCATATTGATGCAACGTAAAAAGGTACTTTTTCCCGAACCCGATGGCCCAATTACACATACAACCTGCTTCTCTTGTATTTCATAATCGATGCCCTTTAGTACCTCTAGCTTACCAAAATATTTGTGTAAGTTTTCAATTTTAATCATCTTGCTTCCCGCCCTTCTGCTTTACGAGGGACATAGCTATTACTGAAACGCTTCTCTATATAGGCTACAACCTTTGTTACACCATACGTTAAGATTAAATATAACAATGCGGCTACAATATA of the Lysinibacillus fusiformis genome contains:
- a CDS encoding spore coat protein, translating into MSQSFYNEPSDPTSFNQQQSLNHGGHEVMDMHETIGEIIAGLNQCIILRPHVQDPELLSILDRQYNFTLGMYNTIVESFKTGHDPSVPTGRYQMETGNDFKYGLTPSQPKKPMQNANEINDETISGFLLGGQKGAAKCMTAAATETTNPVVRRVVADSIPNCIEMAYELSIYQNKHGYYQVPQYSQQDMRAMLDSFATTTNPLH
- a CDS encoding amino acid ABC transporter ATP-binding protein — its product is MIKIENLHKYFGKLEVLKGIDYEIQEKQVVCVIGPSGSGKSTFLRCINMLEQVTDGAIYVENVKINDPKTDINAIRAEVGMVFQQFNLFPHMTVLDNVTMAPMQIRNLKRPEAEALGHELLKKVGLDSKAYNYPEQLSGGQQQRVAIARALAMKPKAILFDEPTSALDPEMVKEVLDVMKNLAVEGMTMIVVTHEMGFAREVGDRVVFMDGGYIVEEGTPQELFGNPQNERTKAFLGKVL